One window of the Camarhynchus parvulus chromosome 2, STF_HiC, whole genome shotgun sequence genome contains the following:
- the GPD1L gene encoding glycerol-3-phosphate dehydrogenase 1-like protein, protein MALSAGPLKVCIVGSGNWGSAVAKIVGNNVKKLQKFASTVNMWVFEEDINGRKLTEIINTDHENIKYLPGCKLPDNVVAIPNLREAVQDADLLVFVVPHQFIHNVCDEITGQVPSKALGITLIKGIDHGPEGLKLISDIIREKMGIDISVLMGANIASEVAADKFCETTIGCKILENGLLFKELLQTPNFRITVVDDADAVEVCGALKNVVAMGAGFCDGLGYGDNTKAAVIRLGLMEMIAFAKIFCTGQVSIATFLESCGIADLITTCYAGRNRRVAEAFVKTGKSLEELEKEMLYGQKLQGPQTSEEVHQILKKKEMLDKFPLFTAVYEICYEGRPVTDIISCLQNHPEHK, encoded by the exons ATGGCGCTCTCCGCCGGCCCCCTCAAGGTCTGCATCGTGGGCTCGGGCAACTG GGGTTCTGCAGTTGCCAAAATAGTAGgtaataatgtaaaaaaattgcagaagttTGCTTCCACAGTGAACATGTGGGTCTTCGAGGAGGATATTAATGGGAGAAAACTGACAGAAATCATAAATACGGACCATGAAAACATAAAGTATCTCCCTGGATGCAAGCTGCCAGATAATGTG GTTGCTATCCCAAACCTTCGTGAAGCGGTACAGGATGCAGACTTGCTGGTTTTTGTCGTTCCTCATCAGTTCATCCATAATGTCTGCGATGAAATCACAGGACAAGTACCCAGTAAAGCCCTTGGCATAACTCTCATAAAG GGAATAGATCATGGCCCGGAGGGACTCAAACTGATCTCTGACATTATTCGAGAGAAGATGGGAATAGACATCAGTGTGCTGATGGGAGCTAACATTGCCAGTGAGGTGGCAGCAGACAAATTCTGTGAAACCACAATAG GCTGCAAAATCTTGGAAAATGGCCTTCTTTTCAAAGAGCTCCTGCAGACTCCAAACTTCCGGATAACTGTAGTAGACGATGCAGATGCAGTTGAGGTGTGTGGTGCTCTGAAG AATGTAGTAGCAATGGGAGCTGGTTTCTGTGATGGCCTTGGCTACGGCGACAATACCAAAGCTGCTGTTATTCGCCTTGGCCTAATGGAGATGATCGCCTTTGCCAAAATTTTTTGCACGGGACAGGTTTCTATTGCCACTTTCCTGGAGAGCTGTGGCATTGCTGATCTCATCACGACGTGTTACGCTGGCCGGAATCGACGTGTAGCAGAAGCATTCGTTAAAACTGGAAAG TCTCTTGAAGAATTAGAGAAAGAAATGTTGTATGGTCAGAAACTCCAAGGACCACAGACTTCTGAAGAAGTGCATCAGAtcctgaagaagaaagaaatgctggaCAA GTTTCCACTCTTCACTGCTGTGTATGAAATCTGCTATGAAGGGAGACCTGTTACAGACATAATATCCTGCCTTCAAAATCATCCAGAGCACAAGTAA